In Silene latifolia isolate original U9 population chromosome X, ASM4854445v1, whole genome shotgun sequence, the following proteins share a genomic window:
- the LOC141620225 gene encoding uncharacterized protein LOC141620225, whose protein sequence is MTGWSKPNEGWVKVNVDAGVKEGWGAGFGAVCRGSEGQVLWGLSERRRSSMEPRMAEAEAVFMSIHEARRRGHTNIVVESDCKSLIDALKMKETGRSDFHLVLYDIYRSYNSFVCISWSFVSRKYNRVAHELAHWGSMHYGRNTWAGVLPCTAQCLVDSDINE, encoded by the coding sequence ATGACGGGATGGAGTAAGCCAAATGAGGGATGGGTGAAGGTGAATGTGGATGCGGGAGTGAAGGAGGGTTGGGGAGCGGGGTTTGGTGCGGTCTGTCGAGGGAGTGAGGGTCAGGTGCTATGGGGACTGTCAGAGAGACGGAGGAGTTCGATGGAGCCACGGATGGCCGAAGCTGAAGCGGTCTTCATGAGCATTCATGAGGCGAGACGAAGAGGCCATACAAACATAGTGGTGGAAAGCGATTGCAAAAGCTTGATTGATGCGTTGAAGATGAAGGAGACAGGACGGAGTGATTTCCATTTAGTTTTGTATGATATTTATCGCTCTTATAACTCTTTTGTTTGCATTTCTTGGAGTTTTGTTAGTCGAAAGTACAATAGAGTAGCGCACGAACTAGCTCATTGGGGTTCGATGCATTATGGTAGGAATACTTGGGCCGGAGTCTTACCTTGTACGGCTCAATGTTTGGTTGACTCTGATATTAATGAATGA